In a single window of the Papaver somniferum cultivar HN1 chromosome 8, ASM357369v1, whole genome shotgun sequence genome:
- the LOC113301404 gene encoding uncharacterized protein LOC113301404: MAPRGPNFTTEEDTMICRIHLAISQDSATGTDQPERVLWSRIKDKLEEALPCKPKRTWTSIQSRFQGISRQVSLYSAKVLEVDGEYHSGWNEVSRVEEIRKRFKESNGNQKFKHEECYEILKDSIKYSGRSTFVFDSGQEMEDSQSGEENADIEETIPGESSDDLDIGDIENTRKRQLGKKASKQLKKTGRAKSNAQEEMLEDIIKEQQSFNEHYKAQSLMKMGQRQAEFEAIQAKSAAKFAAKQARQEKLDLKKEADDDLAIMLKDVSTLDTVTREYFELRKMEILQRKRNQS, from the exons ATGGCACCACGAGGTCCCAATTTTACAACAGAAGAAGATACAATGATATGTAGAATCCATTTAGCCATATCTCAAGATTCTGCTACCGGAACCGATCAACCAGAAAGAGTATTATGGAGTCGGATCAAAGATAAGTTGGAAGAAGCCCTGCCTTGTAAACCAAAACGTACTTGGACTTCTATCCAGAGTCGATTTCAGGGAATCAGTAGACAGGTTTCACTTTATTCTGCAAAAGTGTTGGAAGTTGATGGTGAATATCATAGCGGATGGAATGAAGTCTCGAGG GTTGAAGAGATAAGAAAGCGATTCAAAGAAAGTAATGGTAAccaaaaatttaagcacgaagagtgctacgaaATTCTAAAAGATAGTATCAAATATTCAGGACGGTCGACGTTTGTGTTTGATTCAGGCCAAGAAATGGAAGATTCTCAGAGTGGTGAGGAAAACGCTGATATTGAGGAAACAATTCCAGGCGAGTCCAGTGATGATCTAGATATTGGAGATATAGAGAACACACGTAAGCGTCAGTTGGGGAAGAAAGCATCGAAACAActaaagaaaacagggagagcaaAATCCAATGCCCAGGAGGAAATGCTAGAGGATATAATTAAGGAGCAGCAAAGTTTCAATGAACATTACAAAGCACAATCACTAATGAAGATGGGACAGAGACAAGCTGAGTTTGAAGCAATACAAGCTAAGTCTGCGGCAAAGTTTGCGGCGAAACAAGCTAGGCAAGAAAAACTCGATTTAAAGAAAGAAGCGGACGATGACTTGGCCATAATGTTGAAGGATGTCTCTACATTGGACACTGTAACAAGagagtacttcgaacttcgaaagaTGGAAATACTACAACgcaaaagaaaccaatcttaa
- the LOC113306326 gene encoding uncharacterized protein LOC113306326, translating to MEYCDNNAESSSSSDSEFSSTSSSAISDNSFYSSDEDAVALSRNNLAVSLGTAITSMTWSHTRIKIPRNREAGDILLWNDYFSDNPTYPANIFRRRFRMRRELFNRILADVVSRNPYFAQKRDACGILGLSPHQKVTAAIRMLAYGCAADAIDEYLRIGETTVLEATRRFCKTIVVLYGKEYLRSPTAGDVELYTEKYKFSSMQEGARKDVERGFGVLQQQFAIVKQPARMWNPDVLAYIMKTVIILHNMIVEDERLPGDWPHEYDSRSRSAPVNISRVGTEELSRMRAAHRRHAIHNKETHFRLRQDLIEHIWSNFGDNY from the exons ATGGAATACTGTGACAATAACgctgaatcttcttcttcgtcgGACTCCGaattttcttctacttcttcttctgcgaTCTCTGATAACAGCTTttactcatcagatgaagatgcGGTTGCATTGAGCCGAAATAATCTAGCAGTTAGTTTGGGAACTGCCATTACAAGTATGACATGGTCTCATACTCGTATAAAAATACCAAGAAATCGTGAAGCCGGAGATATACTTCTCTGGAATGACTACTTTTCTGACAACCCCACCTACCCAGCTAACATATTTCGTAGGAGATTCAGAATGCGGCGAGAATTGTTCAACCGAATATTGGCAGATGTGGTGTCTAGAAATCCTTATTTTGCTCAAAAAAGAGATGCTTGTGGCATTCTTGGATTATCCCCTCATCAGAAAGTAACTGCAGCAATCcgaatgttagcttatggatgtgcAGCAGATGCAATAGATGAGTATTTACGCATTGGAGAAACCACCGTTTTAGAAGCAACCCGTCGGTTTTGCAAGACGATTGTGGTAttatatgggaaagaatatttacgCTCACCAACTGCGGGTGATGTTGAACT ATACACCgaaaaatataaattttcatcgatgcaagagggagCACGGAAAGATGTAGAGCGTGGATTTGGTGTACTGCAACAACAATTTGCCATTGTCAAACAACCTGCACGAATGTGGAACccggatgtgcttgcctatataatGAAAACGGTTATtattttacataatatgatagtggaGGATGAGCGTCTTCCCGGTGATTGGCCACATGAATATGACTCACGTAGCAGGTCGGCACCGGTGAATATATCGAGGGTAGGTACTGAGGAACTTTCCAGAATGAGAGCTGCACATCGGCGTCATGCTATACACAATAAAGAAACACATTTTCGCTTGCGTCAAGATTTAATCGAACACATATGGTCAAATTTTGGAGATAATTATTAA